A genomic window from Trueperella bialowiezensis includes:
- a CDS encoding prephenate dehydrogenase gives MKDSVLTPSPVLIIGAGLLGTSIALRLRRAGVEVHLEDASPVAASLARDLGAGTLEPVDEPSIVVVAIPPDVTAPVVRAALDRFPNAVVTDVASVKERVARDVAGHPGADRWVGSHPMAGKERSGAIAADADLFVGRPWVITPSEDTQTDALHAIRTLAVDVGATPVMLDAAEHDHAVALVSHMPQLMSSLVAAALKDAPAEALDLAGQGLRDVTRIAESDPLLWTAIINGNRKQIAGVLRSISARLGTLVSVLDRDDTGLDRISAVIADGNKGVARIPGKHGGARANYAEVIVLIPDEPGMLGRLFAEVGEIGVNIEDLEMEHSAKQQVGRVILSVIPQQAVPLERELAQRGWRVVTSESVPPLVIAIDGPSGSGKSTVAKEVARRLGLAYLDTGAMYRAATWWVREKGIDLADHDAVHAATLELPLSIDLDPEHPRFQVDEVEVSEEIRAPELSKVVSQVAVNLDVRAEMVRLQQAIIAAETGPGGFSDGRGIVVEGRDITTVVAPDAPVRVLLTASEEARLARRALETRGSADASAVAATRDEVVRRDRDDSTVSNFTTAQDGVTTIDSSDMTIDNVVDAVISLIPENYRDR, from the coding sequence ATGAAAGACTCCGTTCTTACACCCTCCCCGGTGCTGATCATCGGGGCAGGCCTGCTTGGCACGTCGATCGCACTCCGGTTACGGCGCGCTGGCGTGGAGGTGCATCTTGAAGACGCCTCACCAGTGGCCGCATCGCTCGCACGCGATCTCGGGGCAGGAACGCTCGAACCGGTGGACGAGCCGAGCATCGTCGTCGTCGCTATTCCGCCCGATGTGACCGCGCCCGTGGTACGTGCGGCACTGGATCGGTTCCCGAACGCCGTCGTCACCGACGTCGCTTCTGTGAAAGAGCGTGTGGCCCGTGATGTGGCTGGTCATCCGGGCGCTGACCGCTGGGTCGGTTCGCATCCGATGGCAGGTAAAGAACGCTCCGGAGCCATCGCTGCGGATGCCGATCTTTTCGTGGGGCGGCCGTGGGTAATTACCCCTAGTGAAGACACCCAGACCGACGCTTTGCATGCGATTCGCACGCTCGCAGTCGATGTCGGTGCCACGCCCGTCATGTTGGACGCCGCCGAACACGACCATGCCGTAGCGCTCGTGTCGCACATGCCGCAACTCATGAGCTCCCTCGTGGCAGCCGCGCTCAAAGACGCGCCTGCCGAAGCCCTCGATCTTGCCGGCCAGGGGCTACGGGATGTCACACGCATCGCCGAATCTGATCCGCTGCTGTGGACGGCCATTATTAATGGCAATCGTAAGCAAATCGCTGGTGTGCTTCGCTCGATCTCCGCACGACTTGGCACCCTCGTATCCGTCCTTGACCGTGATGACACCGGGCTGGACCGCATTTCAGCCGTCATTGCTGACGGCAATAAGGGCGTAGCGCGCATACCCGGCAAGCACGGCGGTGCACGGGCCAACTACGCCGAAGTTATCGTACTCATCCCAGATGAACCCGGAATGCTCGGCCGGCTTTTCGCTGAAGTCGGCGAGATCGGCGTGAACATTGAAGACCTCGAGATGGAACACTCGGCCAAACAGCAGGTGGGCAGGGTGATCCTCTCCGTTATTCCACAACAGGCAGTGCCCCTCGAACGGGAGCTTGCACAAAGGGGGTGGCGCGTGGTGACGAGCGAATCTGTTCCACCGCTGGTGATAGCAATCGATGGCCCGTCAGGCTCTGGTAAGTCGACCGTGGCAAAGGAGGTCGCACGGCGCCTCGGCCTGGCCTACCTTGACACGGGGGCCATGTACCGGGCAGCCACGTGGTGGGTACGCGAGAAGGGTATCGACCTGGCCGATCACGACGCCGTTCACGCCGCCACGCTGGAGCTTCCGCTTTCGATTGACCTCGATCCGGAACACCCCCGTTTCCAAGTGGACGAGGTTGAGGTGAGCGAAGAGATCCGCGCTCCCGAGCTATCGAAAGTTGTCTCACAGGTGGCCGTCAATCTTGACGTGCGGGCTGAAATGGTGCGCCTGCAACAAGCGATTATCGCAGCGGAAACCGGCCCTGGCGGATTTTCAGACGGCCGCGGAATCGTTGTCGAAGGCCGTGATATCACGACCGTCGTCGCACCCGACGCCCCCGTACGCGTGCTGCTCACCGCTTCTGAAGAAGCACGGCTAGCGCGCAGAGCACTGGAAACTCGGGGGAGTGCCGATGCGAGCGCAGTGGCAGCCACACGCGACGAAGTAGTACGCCGCGACCGCGATGATTCCACCGTGTCAAACTTTACGACCGCACAGGACGGCGTGACCACAATCGATTCATCAGACATGACGATCGACAACGTTGTGGATGCCGTCATCTCACTGATTCCGGAGAACTATCGTGACCGATAA
- the der gene encoding ribosome biogenesis GTPase Der, which produces MRASLDDYELDAEDLALIDSDLVDAAPAQVLPTAPVLAIVGRPNVGKSTLVNRIVGRRVAVVQDTPGVTRDRVYYDAEWNGREFTVVDTGGWEIDVKGIDLSVANQSEIAIREADAVMLVVDATVGVTDADERIVELIRRSGKPTVLAANKVDSDQQEADVAYLWALGLGEPFPVSALHGRGSGELLDEAMRILPKESGVRRQRPEHGPRRVALVGKPNVGKSSLLNQLAGENRVVVDDLAGTTRDPVDEVIELDGQVWTFVDTAGIRRRVHLQSGAEYYASLRTQRALDGAELALVLIDGSQDLSEQDIRIMQQVIDSGRAMVLVVNKWDLVDEERRHMIDRELDREMVRMPWVERVNISAQTGWHTNRLARAMRKALESWDKRISTARLNSTLGELVAANPHPVRGGKQSRILFATQVDIQPPRFVLFTTGFLDHGYRRFIERRFREVFDFTGSPVEISVRERQRRQRR; this is translated from the coding sequence ATGCGCGCGTCCCTCGACGACTACGAACTCGACGCCGAGGATCTGGCACTCATCGACTCCGACCTCGTTGACGCCGCGCCCGCACAGGTCCTTCCGACCGCTCCCGTGCTCGCTATTGTCGGCCGGCCAAACGTCGGAAAATCAACCCTGGTGAACCGTATTGTTGGCCGCCGAGTCGCCGTCGTGCAAGACACTCCCGGCGTGACCCGAGATCGAGTGTATTACGACGCGGAATGGAACGGCCGGGAATTCACCGTGGTGGATACCGGCGGGTGGGAGATCGACGTCAAAGGTATCGACCTGTCGGTGGCCAACCAGTCCGAGATCGCGATCCGCGAAGCAGACGCCGTCATGCTCGTCGTGGATGCAACCGTGGGCGTGACGGACGCCGACGAACGTATCGTTGAGCTCATCAGACGCTCTGGTAAACCCACCGTGTTGGCTGCGAACAAGGTCGATTCGGACCAGCAGGAAGCTGACGTCGCGTACTTGTGGGCACTTGGACTAGGCGAACCCTTCCCGGTGTCCGCGCTTCACGGGCGTGGTTCAGGAGAACTGCTTGACGAGGCGATGAGAATTCTGCCTAAAGAATCTGGCGTGCGCCGGCAGCGCCCTGAACACGGGCCGCGCCGCGTAGCTCTCGTTGGCAAACCGAACGTTGGTAAGTCCTCGTTGCTGAATCAGCTTGCGGGGGAGAACCGGGTAGTCGTGGACGATCTTGCAGGTACCACTCGGGATCCGGTTGATGAAGTCATTGAACTCGACGGGCAAGTCTGGACGTTCGTCGACACCGCCGGTATTCGGCGGCGGGTCCATCTACAGTCGGGAGCTGAATACTACGCGTCCTTGCGCACCCAACGCGCGCTCGACGGAGCAGAGCTCGCCCTCGTGCTCATCGACGGCTCGCAGGATTTGAGCGAGCAGGACATTCGGATCATGCAGCAGGTGATCGATTCGGGGCGCGCCATGGTACTCGTCGTCAACAAGTGGGATCTTGTAGACGAAGAACGCCGGCACATGATCGACCGGGAGCTTGACCGCGAAATGGTGCGCATGCCGTGGGTGGAGCGCGTGAACATTTCGGCGCAGACCGGCTGGCACACGAACCGCTTGGCACGCGCGATGCGTAAGGCGTTGGAATCTTGGGATAAGCGGATCAGCACGGCCAGGTTGAATTCCACCCTTGGTGAGCTTGTTGCTGCTAACCCGCATCCCGTGCGCGGCGGTAAGCAGTCACGTATATTGTTTGCCACTCAGGTGGATATTCAGCCTCCGCGGTTCGTTCTGTTTACGACGGGGTTCCTCGATCATGGCTATCGCAGGTTCATTGAACGCCGTTTCAGGGAAGTGTTCGATTTTACCGGCTCGCCAGTGGAGATTTCGGTGCGCGAACGCCAGCGCCGCCAGCGCAGATAG
- a CDS encoding RNA polymerase-binding protein RbpA: MAERSLRGMKLGAHSLETDVGVAFADRREEKYECKDGHTFHITFAEDAEAPQFWECKCGMEAELVRGGGVDDSKPAKPQRTHWDMLLERRNLDELQVLLDERLELLRAGKLHKRRH, encoded by the coding sequence ATGGCAGAACGTTCACTGCGCGGAATGAAACTCGGAGCGCACTCGCTTGAAACTGATGTTGGAGTCGCATTCGCTGATCGGCGTGAAGAAAAATACGAATGCAAAGATGGGCACACGTTTCACATCACGTTTGCTGAAGACGCCGAAGCTCCCCAATTTTGGGAGTGCAAGTGCGGAATGGAAGCTGAACTTGTGCGCGGCGGCGGCGTTGACGATTCGAAGCCAGCCAAGCCTCAACGTACTCACTGGGACATGCTCCTCGAACGTCGCAACCTCGATGAGCTCCAGGTTCTCCTAGACGAGCGGCTCGAATTGTTGCGTGCGGGCAAGCTACACAAGCGCCGCCACTGA
- the lnt gene encoding apolipoprotein N-acyltransferase, with the protein MRFLAAIAGGVAMWLANEPTAWWALAFPAIALLWLIVNGRGAGRAFGLGSVCGAAFFLPLFHWATPAAGTALAQIALGLVEAIYIGVLAGVWALLSRLQIRDRPGVSIAIQIVTATLAWLAMEQLRSSWPFGGMPWGTLAFTMVDTPFARLAPYGSTTAVGGIVIVISLLVAHALTAGFFRGSVCVALAAMLAVVPIFVPVGGRSASTVKVAVVQGGPASPQAESRALAVTDNHVEATKELLERSEQPDFIVWPESSSDRDVRKDPTAGDAVTQLVEHAGVPLVMGTQEYIEQGRYNDVLVIEPQRGVTDRYSKQHPVPFGEYIPHRDFFRQFTDAVDLVSVDMLAGQGPAIVRVPTAGGELVLGVPICFEVAYTDIVADAVTQGAQLLVVPTNNASFTGTGLSPQQFAMSRFRAIEHSRTVIQVSTTAITGAINSRGRVFYEADQNVPAAEVLDIELQTKVTFAARSSRERTFIIYILGAVSAMVALAHSCRERRGQR; encoded by the coding sequence GTGAGATTTCTAGCAGCGATAGCCGGGGGCGTAGCCATGTGGCTGGCCAACGAGCCCACAGCTTGGTGGGCACTGGCTTTCCCTGCGATAGCACTGCTGTGGCTCATCGTGAATGGTAGGGGAGCGGGGCGAGCCTTCGGGCTTGGCTCGGTATGTGGCGCTGCCTTCTTCCTTCCACTGTTTCACTGGGCGACCCCCGCGGCGGGTACCGCTCTTGCACAGATCGCTCTTGGCCTCGTAGAAGCCATCTACATCGGTGTTCTGGCAGGTGTGTGGGCTTTGTTGAGCCGGCTTCAGATTCGGGACCGGCCAGGCGTGTCGATTGCCATCCAGATCGTTACGGCAACGTTGGCGTGGCTGGCAATGGAACAGCTTCGATCCAGCTGGCCCTTCGGCGGCATGCCGTGGGGCACGCTCGCCTTCACGATGGTTGACACGCCTTTTGCCCGGTTAGCTCCCTACGGTTCGACCACTGCAGTTGGCGGGATCGTGATCGTGATAAGTCTGCTCGTGGCGCACGCCCTCACTGCCGGATTTTTCCGCGGTAGTGTGTGCGTCGCGCTTGCCGCGATGCTCGCCGTCGTACCGATTTTCGTGCCCGTTGGAGGGCGCTCTGCCTCGACTGTGAAAGTCGCTGTTGTGCAAGGTGGTCCTGCTTCTCCTCAGGCAGAAAGCCGCGCGTTAGCAGTCACGGACAACCATGTAGAGGCCACCAAAGAACTTTTAGAAAGATCTGAGCAACCGGACTTTATCGTGTGGCCAGAATCGTCGTCAGACCGTGACGTGCGCAAAGACCCGACGGCGGGCGACGCCGTTACTCAGCTGGTCGAGCACGCTGGCGTGCCGCTCGTCATGGGTACCCAAGAATATATTGAGCAAGGGCGCTATAACGACGTGCTTGTTATTGAGCCACAGCGCGGCGTCACTGATAGGTATTCCAAACAGCATCCTGTGCCGTTCGGTGAGTATATTCCACATCGCGACTTTTTCCGACAGTTTACCGACGCCGTCGACCTGGTCAGCGTTGACATGCTAGCCGGCCAAGGTCCAGCGATCGTACGGGTACCCACTGCCGGTGGCGAGCTCGTGCTCGGCGTTCCTATCTGTTTTGAAGTCGCCTATACCGACATCGTCGCAGATGCCGTCACACAGGGCGCGCAGCTGCTTGTTGTTCCAACCAACAACGCCTCTTTCACCGGCACTGGCCTAAGCCCACAACAATTTGCCATGTCACGCTTCCGGGCGATCGAGCATTCTCGAACGGTGATCCAGGTGTCAACAACTGCAATCACGGGAGCAATCAATTCTCGTGGTCGAGTATTTTACGAAGCGGACCAGAACGTTCCTGCCGCAGAAGTTCTAGATATTGAACTTCAAACGAAAGTCACATTCGCCGCTCGCAGCAGTCGAGAGCGCACGTTCATTATCTATATTCTCGGGGCAGTAAGCGCTATGGTGGCATTAGCGCATAGTTGTCGAGAAAGACGAGGCCAACGATGA
- the pepN gene encoding aminopeptidase N → MTENLKREEARRRADLLKLESYRIDLDVSEAPAETEFFDVTSVVTLTAQENADTFLDFIGKSVSEVRIDGKPVDFRFDGARVHVHIPAGEHEVTVRAKGMYSRTGEGLHRFRDPVDGETYLYSQFEPADARRVFPNFEQPNLKASFAISITGPAAWEILSNGKEQAREDASENSLGQQLARVTFAPTKPMSTYLTAFIGGPYHRFSDAVDVDGQTIELGFYCRDSLAEHFEIDDISTVTKQGLQLMPKVFDYPYVWGKYDSAFVPEYNLGAMENPGCVTFSEDAYVYRGEATRAQRAARANTIMHEMSHMWFGDLVTPVWWDDLWLKESFAEFLGAWASATATKYTEAWENFAGARLSWALRNDQYPTTHPIIADIPDLEAADQAFDGITYAKGAAVLRQLVAFTGEDAFFVGAARLFKTHAFGNATLADLMAALEEASGKDLGDWVDQWLRTAGVSTVTVERTSDGVRLSQQGIEPLSGEPIVRPHKLRVSGWKIVDADGGAKLTKAGDTDVELRTQVTVPWQEIGGDDVDLILPNDSALSYVKIGFDETSLKSALAYEVDEPLARSVISTALWEMVRDADLPASRYAEFVSHSGEDTSSGLLAARINNALLGLSRYTHVSVREAELTTFFDGAVQKRGQGSSDAKLLWSRALARVGAALPTRADVVAEMLADTTDQDLRWQLLTALAATGNVTAAELDAELARTGSAADVVAHVQARFSMEGKAAEGLAKLASGTLSNDHVSAIINGLRQPLREDELRAELGDYFGHVTEIWRKHSQEIAERIIYGLYPMTDLKPGEAITDKPEVRAAEHWLDTATAPAALVKIVTDCHDDQLRALHAQELSN, encoded by the coding sequence GTGACTGAAAACCTGAAACGTGAAGAAGCACGCCGGCGTGCTGACCTGCTGAAACTTGAGTCTTATCGGATCGACCTCGACGTGTCGGAAGCGCCCGCAGAGACCGAATTTTTTGATGTCACCAGCGTAGTGACGCTGACTGCGCAGGAAAATGCGGACACGTTCCTCGACTTCATCGGGAAGTCGGTGAGCGAGGTTCGTATAGATGGCAAGCCAGTTGACTTCAGGTTTGACGGTGCACGTGTTCACGTACACATTCCGGCTGGCGAACACGAGGTCACCGTGCGCGCAAAGGGCATGTATTCGCGCACGGGGGAGGGCTTACATAGATTCCGAGACCCGGTCGATGGTGAAACCTACCTGTACTCACAGTTCGAACCGGCCGATGCGCGTAGGGTTTTCCCGAACTTTGAACAGCCAAACTTGAAAGCCTCGTTCGCAATATCGATCACCGGCCCGGCGGCCTGGGAGATCCTGTCCAATGGTAAAGAACAGGCACGTGAAGATGCGAGCGAAAACTCGCTGGGCCAGCAGCTGGCACGCGTGACGTTCGCACCAACCAAACCGATGTCGACATATCTGACGGCGTTCATTGGCGGGCCCTACCATCGCTTCTCGGATGCCGTGGACGTGGACGGCCAGACGATCGAGCTCGGGTTTTATTGCCGAGACTCGCTTGCTGAGCACTTTGAGATTGACGATATTTCTACGGTGACGAAACAGGGCTTGCAGCTCATGCCCAAAGTGTTCGACTATCCGTACGTGTGGGGTAAGTACGATTCGGCGTTCGTGCCCGAATACAACCTGGGAGCGATGGAGAATCCTGGCTGCGTGACGTTCTCTGAAGACGCCTACGTTTACCGCGGTGAGGCCACCCGTGCTCAGCGGGCGGCCAGGGCGAATACGATCATGCACGAAATGAGCCACATGTGGTTTGGTGACCTGGTGACTCCGGTGTGGTGGGACGACCTGTGGCTGAAAGAGTCGTTTGCAGAGTTCCTCGGGGCGTGGGCGTCAGCGACGGCTACGAAGTACACCGAAGCGTGGGAGAATTTCGCGGGCGCCCGGTTGTCGTGGGCGCTTCGTAACGACCAGTATCCGACAACCCATCCGATTATTGCTGATATCCCGGATTTGGAGGCGGCTGATCAGGCCTTCGACGGAATCACATACGCGAAGGGCGCCGCGGTATTGCGCCAGCTCGTGGCGTTCACGGGCGAGGACGCATTCTTCGTAGGGGCAGCCAGGTTGTTTAAGACGCACGCCTTTGGTAACGCGACCCTGGCAGACCTCATGGCAGCACTCGAGGAAGCCTCCGGCAAGGATCTGGGGGATTGGGTGGACCAGTGGCTGCGCACAGCCGGCGTGTCGACCGTAACAGTCGAGCGGACCAGTGACGGTGTCCGGCTTTCGCAACAGGGGATCGAACCGCTATCGGGTGAGCCGATTGTTCGCCCGCATAAGCTCCGCGTGTCGGGCTGGAAGATCGTCGACGCCGATGGCGGCGCTAAGCTTACGAAAGCCGGTGACACCGACGTCGAATTACGCACGCAGGTCACGGTTCCATGGCAGGAGATTGGGGGCGACGACGTCGATCTCATTTTGCCGAACGACTCCGCGCTGTCTTACGTCAAGATCGGTTTTGACGAGACGTCGCTGAAATCGGCATTAGCCTATGAGGTTGACGAGCCGCTTGCCCGTTCTGTTATCTCAACGGCATTGTGGGAAATGGTTCGCGACGCCGATCTTCCGGCCAGCCGTTATGCAGAGTTTGTGTCTCATAGCGGTGAAGATACGTCGTCTGGACTGTTGGCAGCTCGGATTAATAATGCACTGCTCGGCCTTTCGCGGTACACGCATGTGAGCGTGCGTGAGGCAGAGCTGACCACGTTCTTCGACGGCGCTGTGCAGAAGCGAGGGCAGGGGAGTTCGGATGCGAAGCTGTTGTGGTCGCGGGCTTTGGCGCGAGTAGGGGCGGCACTGCCTACTAGGGCTGACGTCGTCGCTGAGATGTTGGCAGACACAACGGATCAAGACTTGCGTTGGCAACTGCTAACTGCGCTGGCTGCTACCGGGAATGTGACGGCTGCCGAGCTAGATGCTGAGCTGGCACGAACGGGAAGCGCTGCCGACGTCGTCGCACACGTCCAGGCGCGTTTTTCTATGGAAGGTAAGGCCGCTGAAGGCCTAGCTAAGCTAGCCTCGGGCACGCTTTCGAACGATCACGTCAGTGCGATCATAAATGGTTTGCGCCAACCGCTACGCGAAGACGAACTCCGGGCAGAACTCGGCGACTACTTCGGGCACGTCACCGAGATTTGGCGCAAGCATTCGCAAGAGATTGCCGAGCGCATCATTTACGGGCTGTATCCCATGACGGATCTTAAACCCGGCGAAGCGATAACGGACAAACCTGAAGTGCGTGCTGCCGAGCACTGGCTGGACACAGCTACAGCTCCAGCAGCATTGGTGAAGATTGTCACAGATTGTCACGACGATCAACTGCGGGCGTTGCATGCACAAGAATTATCGAATTAG
- a CDS encoding polyprenol monophosphomannose synthase, with the protein MKVVICIPTYNERESLPGILDRTRAAVPEADILVIDDNSPDGTGVYADERAAADSQINVLHRTAKEGLGRAYLAGFEWAIDAGYTHVCEMDADGSHRPEHLPQLLARADAPDKPDLVIGSRWVSGGEVVNWPKHREVLSRAGNLYIKLWLDLPAKDATAGFRVFRTDTLKRLDFTEVESRGYFFQVDMTLKMRDLGAKIVEVPISFVERAAGNSKMSGNIIGEAFVRATKLGFDRRSSQLKDFLAGLQRK; encoded by the coding sequence ATGAAGGTAGTCATTTGTATTCCCACCTACAATGAGCGCGAATCATTGCCCGGTATTCTCGACCGCACGCGTGCCGCAGTGCCAGAGGCAGACATTTTAGTTATCGACGATAATTCTCCCGACGGCACAGGCGTATATGCCGACGAGCGCGCGGCCGCAGACTCACAGATAAACGTGTTGCACCGCACGGCAAAAGAGGGCCTTGGACGGGCATACCTTGCCGGTTTCGAATGGGCAATCGACGCCGGATACACTCACGTATGCGAAATGGACGCTGATGGAAGCCATCGCCCAGAACATCTACCGCAACTTTTGGCGCGGGCGGATGCTCCGGATAAGCCAGACCTGGTGATCGGCTCGCGTTGGGTAAGCGGTGGGGAAGTGGTGAACTGGCCTAAGCACAGGGAAGTGCTCTCCCGCGCAGGTAACCTCTACATCAAACTGTGGCTTGATCTGCCCGCGAAAGATGCCACCGCAGGTTTTCGAGTCTTTCGGACAGATACCCTCAAACGCCTGGACTTTACTGAGGTGGAATCACGCGGATACTTCTTCCAAGTGGATATGACTCTGAAAATGCGCGATTTGGGTGCAAAGATCGTCGAAGTACCGATTTCCTTCGTGGAGCGGGCGGCCGGCAACTCGAAAATGAGCGGAAATATCATCGGCGAGGCATTCGTACGTGCCACGAAGCTTGGTTTTGACCGCCGCAGTAGCCAGCTCAAAGATTTTCTGGCTGGCCTGCAGCGTAAATAG
- the ftsR gene encoding transcriptional regulator FtsR, with the protein MNKATGRAWEDSTPSTWPHDVSHEPSLKIGEVTNHLRQEFPFLAASKIRYFESQGLIEPHRTASNQRLFSLADVERLRFILVEQRDRYVPLPQIKEMLRQLDRGESVAEHPGRLRALPAETQVRPSPGTRLQKDELAALTGASLADIEQLISDGMLIPDARGRLTAQAVDIVRFSKMLDDAGLDRRSLRQVRNSAHSHATNVVAKLATERARKTPVAKERVANESAEMATMLTSLYRALLTESIEVQLR; encoded by the coding sequence ATGAATAAAGCAACAGGGCGTGCTTGGGAAGATTCCACCCCAAGCACGTGGCCCCATGACGTCTCCCATGAGCCTTCCTTGAAGATAGGGGAGGTGACCAATCATCTTCGCCAGGAGTTTCCCTTCTTGGCAGCTTCGAAGATTCGGTATTTCGAATCTCAGGGTCTGATTGAGCCGCATCGGACGGCGTCAAACCAGCGCTTGTTCTCGCTGGCTGATGTTGAACGGCTGCGCTTCATTCTTGTTGAGCAGCGTGACCGCTACGTTCCGCTTCCCCAAATTAAGGAAATGCTTCGGCAGCTCGATCGGGGCGAGTCCGTGGCTGAACATCCTGGGCGGCTTCGCGCGTTGCCTGCTGAGACGCAGGTGAGACCAAGCCCGGGTACGCGGTTGCAAAAAGATGAACTTGCTGCGCTGACCGGGGCGTCGTTGGCCGATATTGAGCAGCTGATTTCCGATGGCATGCTTATTCCTGATGCGCGTGGGCGGCTCACGGCACAAGCTGTGGATATCGTCCGTTTTTCTAAGATGCTCGACGACGCCGGGTTGGATCGCCGTAGTTTGCGCCAGGTGCGCAATTCGGCACATTCGCACGCTACTAACGTGGTGGCAAAGCTGGCGACGGAGCGTGCGCGTAAGACTCCCGTTGCAAAAGAGCGGGTGGCTAATGAGTCCGCTGAGATGGCGACCATGCTGACGAGCTTGTACCGGGCGCTATTGACAGAAAGTATCGAAGTTCAGCTTCGTTAG
- a CDS encoding FHA domain-containing protein, with protein MADFVVQPPDDDPTSTSKFTAISQGQTDAGPAPRGLDAEDIATINALPATSALLIARSGANAGARFLLNADSTTAGRHPKSDIFLDDVTVSRKHAFFIRSGQDFYVQDTGSLNGTYVNMQQVEEAKLSHGDEVRIGKFRLTFYASPLAAR; from the coding sequence ATGGCAGACTTCGTGGTACAGCCGCCGGATGATGATCCAACATCGACCTCGAAATTCACGGCGATTTCGCAAGGGCAAACGGATGCCGGGCCTGCCCCGCGCGGTCTAGACGCCGAAGATATCGCTACCATTAACGCTCTTCCGGCCACCTCGGCTTTGCTCATTGCCCGTAGCGGCGCGAATGCGGGTGCGCGTTTTCTTTTGAATGCTGATTCGACGACGGCAGGCCGCCACCCGAAATCAGACATTTTCCTTGATGATGTGACGGTGTCTCGTAAGCACGCGTTTTTTATTCGCTCTGGCCAGGACTTCTACGTGCAAGACACCGGCTCGCTCAACGGCACATACGTCAACATGCAGCAGGTTGAGGAAGCGAAACTCTCACACGGCGATGAGGTCCGTATCGGCAAGTTCCGCCTCACCTTCTACGCATCTCCGCTGGCGGCCCGATGA
- a CDS encoding MerR family transcriptional regulator codes for MSDATAQGATPQLAQGLLFGSQVPDLDTQTGYRGPAVCRAVGITYRQLDYWDRTGLIGPSIRSAKGSGSQRLYSFRDILVIKVIKRLLDTGISLEQIRTAMKQLTDYGVEDLAAITLMSDGASVYLCTSDDEVIDLIQGGQGVFGIAVGKVWREVEGDLAELPVERAEPAVVDELAARRAAKRDAM; via the coding sequence GTGAGTGACGCAACTGCACAAGGCGCTACACCGCAGCTTGCACAAGGGCTACTCTTTGGAAGCCAGGTGCCCGATCTGGACACCCAAACAGGCTATCGAGGGCCTGCTGTTTGCCGTGCCGTCGGCATCACGTACCGCCAACTCGATTACTGGGATCGCACCGGCCTAATTGGTCCGTCTATCCGGTCTGCAAAGGGTTCCGGCTCGCAGCGCCTGTATTCGTTCCGGGACATCCTTGTTATCAAGGTGATCAAGCGTCTTCTTGACACCGGTATTTCTCTCGAGCAGATTCGCACGGCGATGAAGCAGCTCACGGATTACGGGGTGGAAGACCTCGCTGCCATTACGCTCATGAGCGACGGGGCGTCGGTGTACCTGTGTACGTCCGACGACGAAGTCATCGATCTCATCCAAGGCGGCCAAGGCGTGTTTGGCATCGCTGTGGGTAAGGTCTGGCGAGAAGTTGAAGGAGACCTCGCAGAGCTTCCAGTAGAACGCGCTGAGCCCGCCGTTGTCGACGAACTTGCAGCCCGCAGGGCAGCTAAACGCGACGCGATGTAA